The window CTTCGATCCTGGATCTACGCTGCGCTCCGTTCCAGGCTACGTCAATCTACATTACTTGTCAGGAGAGAGATTAATGAAATCACCACATATTTTACCCACGCAAGCATGCGAAGAAACCTTTGCCAATATTACTTATCACCTCGATGGTGAATTAGTGCCGGTATTAACCGTTAATATCACCCCGGAATATCCTATTTTTTTCGAACATCATGTGATGCTATGGAAACATCCATCAGTTAAGATCTCGTTAAAAACGATACGGGGCGCGTTCAAAAGAATAATTGCTGGCAAGCAAGTTTTTATTACAGAAGCCACCGGTCATGGGCAAATTGCATTTAGTCGCGATGGTGCGGGTCATATCTTTGCAAAACATTTAAAATGTGGTGAAGAACTCGATGTCCGTGAACATCAATTTTTGGCGGCAAGTCAAAATATCGATTATTCGTTTAAACGCGTACAAGGCATTTCAAATATGCTGTTAGGTAGTTCAGGTTTTTTTATCGATACCTTTCGTGCTGAAGCAGATGATGGTATTTTATGGTTACACGGTTATGGTAATGTATTTGAAATTGAGTTAGGCGATGGTGAAGCCATTGATGTTGAACCGGGTAGCTGGTTATATAAAGAACGCTCCGTAAAAATGGATACCATCGGACAAAAATTAGTGGCCGGTCTTTTTGGTGGCTCAAATATAATTATCAACCGTTTTACGGGTCCTGGTCGACTTGGGCTGCAATCCATGTATTATTCTTTTCCTTTAGCAAGATAATTAATAGGAGTTAATGATGAAAAAATTTGCGATTACCATTCTGCTTTCTCTGCTGGTTACTTCGTTAAGTTTTGCGCAACCAGCGCTCAAAGAGGCGATTTACACCAAAAATTCTCCTGCTCCAATCGGCACTTATTCGCAAGCCATTAACGTCGGTAACACGGTTTATATTTCCGGCCAAATCCCTCTCGATCCTAAAACAGGAAAATTAGTTGCGGGCGATTTTTCTCAGCAAGCC is drawn from Legionellales bacterium and contains these coding sequences:
- a CDS encoding AIM24 family protein; translation: MKSPHILPTQACEETFANITYHLDGELVPVLTVNITPEYPIFFEHHVMLWKHPSVKISLKTIRGAFKRIIAGKQVFITEATGHGQIAFSRDGAGHIFAKHLKCGEELDVREHQFLAASQNIDYSFKRVQGISNMLLGSSGFFIDTFRAEADDGILWLHGYGNVFEIELGDGEAIDVEPGSWLYKERSVKMDTIGQKLVAGLFGGSNIIINRFTGPGRLGLQSMYYSFPLAR